One region of Pagrus major chromosome 5, Pma_NU_1.0 genomic DNA includes:
- the bend3 gene encoding BEN domain-containing protein 3, which translates to MNSPEHGEVSDEAMLEKEHKHEEDVKEEMEDFAICEPPEGLGGGSPGATEAGKRSSAEMGPHTNQSTSSKRVRISGEMRRHLIDESSRHEPLCLTTTGEKRDYVHQKSRVSYRKPLFSISHRISDKRNTPSLEQQASHGSGNQLNFSSILSSKSLSSEENGTLETFPTAETLGQASSADSSLYPLIEKMFLILNTLNSSMTQLHSKVDLLTLEVMRIKKQIKPADMVTEFQPPPEYLLTSDELNQLMEQTSSAGELGCRLLVHLFPELFKARECSHECMASKRTLESLHLQLIRNYVEVCYPSVKNNSIWQEECLLQINDLFNRFWAQRDMESARLLRKQTITGAGIKAEHPQTYRFINEQGQEEHISLDNQQSSLPVSDLAFNTQATEELDEFSSPEDFVIFLMHRLFPEVFEEGKMPEGSSSFSSVGQLILDSEKMEIIRKYMEANFPDVPEDSWLQVCIQHMEDALEGPHSNGNGSEPDNINDEGYDLASLPEEVSIIKVPEVGDYERPSRKSKKSLLTPVDFDNLEIPLPDFTVPNEYLLSREQLKNNYECSLSIGNFASRLLVLMFPELFTHENARKQYNCSGSLGKKQLDPVRVNLIRHYVQLVYPRAKNDRVWMLEFVGKLDERCRRRDTEQRRSYLQQRKVYGQESEQDFLCQLNPLNPDSMREDPDIPTLPPEKSSKDFCKIPLDELAVSKPDFPVPSVYLLSDTEVREIVQQSLSVGNFAARLLVRLFPELFTQENLRLQYNHSGACNKKQLDPVRLRLIRHYVEAVYPVDKMEEVWHYECVPSIDERCRRPNRKKCDILKKAKRSSTVS; encoded by the exons atgAATTCCCCTGAGCATGGAGAAGTTTCAGATGAAGCAATGCTTGAGAAAG AACACAAGCATGAAGAAGACGtcaaggaggagatggaggactTTGCTATTTGTGAGCCACCAGAAGGACTTGGAGGAGGATCTCCTGGGGCCACTGAGGCTGGTAAACGGTCATCTGCAGAGATGGGCCCTCACACAAACCAGTCCACTAGCAGCAAGAGAGTCAGAATCTCTGGCGAG ATGAGACGGCACTTGATAGATGAGAGCAGCAGACATGAGCCTCTTTGCCTCACCACAACCGGAGAGAAGAGGGATTATGTCCATCAGAAATCCAGAGTCTCCTACAGAAAGCCTCTCTTCAGCATCTCTCACAGGATCTCTGACAAGAGGAATACACCAAGCCTGGAGCAGCAGGCCAGTCATGGGTCTGGAAATCAGCTCAACTTCAGCAGCATCCTCTCATCCAAGAGCCTgagctcagaggaaaatggcacATTGGAGACTTTCCCGACAGCAGAAACCTTAGGCCAAGCTTCATCGGCAGACTCTAGCCTTTATCCTCTGATTGAGAAAATGTTTCTCATTCTCAATACCCTTAATTCAAGCATGACACAGCTGCATAGCAAAGTGGACTTGCTGACCCTTGAGGTCATGCGAATAAAGAAGCAGATCAAACCAGCCGACATGGTGACGGAGTTCCAGCCTCCTCCTGAATATCTGCTAACAAGTGACGAATTGAATCAGCTGATGGAGCAGACATCCAGCGCCGGGGAGCTTGGTTGTCGGCTGCTAGTGCATCTCTTCCCAGAGCTGTTCAAAGCCAGGGAGTGCTCTCATGAATGCATGGCAAGCAAGAGAACACTGGAGTCGCTACATCTGCAGCTGATCCGTAACTACGTCGAGGTATGCTACCCCTCAGTCAAGAACAACAGCATCTGGCAGGAAGAATGTCTCCTTCAGATTAATGACTTGTTTAATCGCTTCTGGGCTCAGAGGGACATGGAGAGCGCTCGGCTGCTCAGGAAGCAGACAATCACAGGTGCTGGGATAAAGGCTGAGCATCCTCAAACCTATCGCTTCATTAATGAGCAGGGCCAGGAGGAGCATATCTCTTTAGATAACCAGCAGAGCAGCCTGCCTGTGTCAGACCTTGCTTTCAATACACAAGCCACAGAGGAGCTGGATGAGTTCTCTTCCCCTGAGGactttgttatttttctaatgCACCGTCTCTTCCCTGAGGTTTTTGAAGAGGGGAAAATGCCAGAAGGCTCGAGCAGTTTCAGTAGTGTTGGGCAGCTAATTCTGGACTCTGAGAAGATGGAAATAATAAGAAAGTACATGGAAGCTAATTTTCCTGATGTGCCTGAGGACAGCTGGCTTCAGGTGTGCATTCAGCACATGGAGGATGCACTCGAAGGTCCTCACAGTAATGGCAATGGCAGCGAACCTGACAATATCAATGATGAGGGCTATGACCTGGCCAGCCTTCCAGAAGAGGTTTCTATTATTAAGGTTCCAGAGGTGGGTGATTATGAAAGGCCCAGTCGCAAGTCTAAAAAGTCACTGCTGACACCTGTGGATTTTGACAATCTGGAGATTCCTCTTCCTGACTTTACTGTTCCCAACGAGTACCTCTTGTCCAGGGAGCAGCTGAAGAACAACTATGAATGTAGCTTGTCCATTGGGAACTTTGCTTCTCGGCTGCTGGTGCTCATGTTCCCCGAGCTCTTCACCCACGAGAATGCCCGGAAGCAGTACAACTGCAGTGGTTCTCTTGGTAAAAAACAGCTTGACCCTGTTCGTGTAAATCTGATCCGTCATTACGTGCAGTTGGTCTACCCTCGGGCCAAGAACGACAGAGTGTGGATGTTGGAATTTGTGGGCAAACTTGACGAGAGATGCAGGAGACGTGACACGGAGCAGAGAAGATCCTACCTGCAGCAACGCAAGGTGTATGGTCAGGAGTCAGAGCAGGACTTTCTTTGCCAGCTAAACCCGCTCAATCCAGATAGCATGAGGGAGGATCCTGATATTCCCACTTTACCCCCTGAGAAAAGTAGCAAAGACTTTTGTAAAATTCCCCTGGACGAACTGGCTGTATCCAAACCTGACTTCCCTGTACCTTCTGTCTACCTGCTCTCAGACACTGAGGTACGGGAAATTGTCCAGCAGAGTCTCTCTGTTGGGAACTTTGCTGCCCGCCTGTTGGTGCGCCTCTTCCCTGAGCTCTTTACCCAGGAGAACCTGCGGCTGCAGTACAACCATTCAGGAGCTTGCAACAAGAAGCAGCTAGATCCCGTTCGCCTCAGATTGATTCGTCACTATGTGGAAGCAGTGTATCCTGTGGATAAGATGGAGGAGGTGTGGCACTATGAATGCGTGCCAAGCATCGACGAACGCTGCCGGCGCCCTAATCGCAAGAAGTGTGACATTCTTAAGAAGGCTAAGAGGTCAAGCACTGTGTCCTAG
- the mtres1 gene encoding mitochondrial transcription rescue factor 1: protein MRGYSIVTGLSANMQSLVVQALAMRQLGRLNPRHLLAAGYGLGQTEWCPRAIHTRQLWGCTAFPTLGCHRPAFHGRDAVRGWSVHHLRFKSNKKKKGAARTAQEEEDEDEDEKDLEDSDYEDEVDENPNLPKDYKDMEKYVQSFRYDVIMKAGLDIARNKIEDAFYDNKLRLNGQKLIKKSKTVKVGDTLDLVLSENKETNTVTLMRVIPRRVYGESNTTEKHKVSIRRWKSIELSKDEAFKP from the exons ATGCGAGGTTATTCCATAG TGACTGGGTTGAGCGCCAACATGCAGAGTTTGGTGGTGCAGGCACTTGCCATGAGGCAACTAGGAAGGTTGAACCCCCGCCACCTGCTGGCTGCTGGATATGGACTGGGGCAGACTGAATGGTGTCCCAGGGCCATCCACACACGGCAGCTGTGGGGCTGCACAGCGTTCCCCACACTTGGCTGTCACAGGCCTGCTTTTCATGGCAGAGATGCTGTCAGGGGATGGTCTGTCCATCATCTGAGGTTTAAAagcaacaagaagaagaaaggtgCTGCTAGGACagcacaggaggaagaggacgaagaTGAGGACGAAAAAGACCTTGAGGACAGTGATTATGAAGATGAGGTGGATGAGAACCCAAATCTACCAAAGGATTATAAAGACATGGAGAAATATGTGCAGTCATTTCGCTATGATGTCATTATGAAAGCTGGCCTGGACATTGCACGCAA TAAAATAGAGGACGCCTTCTATGACAACAAGCTCAGGCTAAATGGACAGAAACTGATCAAGAAAAGTAAAACG GTGAAAGTTGGCGACACCTTGGATCTGGTACTGTcggaaaacaaagaaacaaacacagtgacTCTGATGAGAGTCATCCCCCGGAGGGTATATGGCGAATCAAATACCACAGAAAAGCACAAAGTTTCCATAAGGCGCTGGAAAAGTATAGAGCTTTCCAAGGATGAGGCCTTCAAGCCATGA
- the LOC140996732 gene encoding transmembrane protein 151B-like isoform X1, whose product MSPPASAATASESSTTTVFEEDTREEQQRPLKQSLSKSLCRESFWKCLLLSILMYGCMGVMVWCHVTKVTRFTFDSASKVKSMMYHESPCTDGYIYIPLALLGMLYLVYLVECWHCHVKNELQHKVDVEGICERIQRMQQAKPCIWWKAISYHYVRRTRQVTRYRNGDAYTSTQVYHERVNTHVAEAEFDYSHCGVKDVSKQLLGLEKSALTKMRFTKCFSFANVESENSYLTQRARFFTDNEGLDDYMEAREGMHLKNIDLKEYVMVLCDPERHPWYLSHYVFWFASFLTFSWPLRVFTEYHTSYVHYRVEKLFGHDYLPVTPCDERPYWRRIPRVNTIDSTELEWHIRSNQQLVPSYSEAGLMDLAQCPTSFSGLRQNCERCHRAISCSSVFSRSALSICTGASSRIPFSGSRFSLARRYGSQRSCFWRSGSLDDQESPSENTRCLSERHTTDDEGPPDYEDALCYPVLIVHCSENCHNHRSFHRNGSCVETSL is encoded by the exons ATGTCCCCTCCAGCATCGGCTGCGACGGCCAGTGAAAGCAGCACGACCACCGTCTTCGAGGAGGACACCAGGGAGGAG CAA CAAAGACCCCTGAAGCAGTCTCTGAGCAAGTCACTATGCCGGGAGAGCTTTTGGAAATGCCTGCTCCTGTCCATTCTCATGTATGGCTGCATGGGAGTGATGGTTTGGTGTCATGTCACCAAGGTGACCCGCTTCACCTTTGACAGTGCCTCAAAAGTGAAATCCATGATGTACCATGAAAGCCCCTGCACTGATGGCTATATCTACATCCCTCTGGCCCTGTTGGGCATGCTCTATCTGGTCTATCTTGTGGAATGCTGGCACTGTCATGTGAAGAATgagctgcagcacaaagtggATGTGGAGGGCATCTGTGAGCGCATCCAAAGGATGCAGCAAGCTAAACCATGCATCTGGTGGAAGGCCATCAGCTATCACTATGTTCGCCGAACACGACAAGTCACACGTTACCGCAATGGAGATGCTTACACCAGTACCCAGGTTTACCATGAACGTGTCAACACCCATGTGGCAGAAGCTGAATTTGACTACAGTCACTGTGGTGTGAAAGATGTTTCAAAACAGCTGCTGGGCTTGGAGAAGTCTGCTCTGACAAAGATGCGGTTCACCAAGTGCTTTAGTTTTGCTAACGTTGAGTCTGAGAATTCCTACCTGACACAACGAGCCCGGTTTTTCACTGACAATGAGGGTCTTGATGACTACATGGAAGCCAGGGAGGGCATGCACCTGAAAAACATTGACCTGAAGGAGTATGTCATGGTACTGTGTGATCCAGAGCGCCACCCCTGGTATCTGTCCCACTATGTCTTCTGGTTCGCTTCATTCCTCACTTTCTCCTGGCCTCTCAGAGTCTTCACAGAATATCACACTTCATATGTCCACTATCGTGTTGAGAAGCTCTTTGGGCATGATTACCTCCCTGTGACCCCATGTGATGAACGGCCATATTGGCGCCGTATCCCTCGTGTTAACACCATTGACAGTACAGAACTGGAGTGGCACATTCGGTCCAACCAGCAGCTGGTGCCCAGTTACTCAGAGGCTGGCCTGATGGACCTGGCCCAGTGCCCCACCAGCTTCAGCGGGTTACGTCAGAATTGCGAGCGCTGCCACAGAgccatcagctgctcctctgtgttctcCAGGAGCGCCCTCAGCATCTGTACTGGTGCCAGCTCCCGCATCCCCTTCAGCGGCAGTCGGTTCTCCTTGGCGCGACGCTATGGCTCCCAGCGCAGCTGCTTCTGGAGGAGCGGCAGTTTGGATGACCAGGAGAGTCCCAGCGAAAACACCCGCTGCCTATCAGAGCGCCACACCACAGACGATGAGGGACCCCCAGACTACGAGGACGCACTTTGCTACCCAGTGCTCATTGTTCATTGCAGCGAGAATTGCCACAACCACAGGTCTTTCCACAGAAACGGCTCCTGTGTGGAGACTTCCTTATGA
- the LOC140996732 gene encoding transmembrane protein 151B-like isoform X2, giving the protein MSPPASAATASESSTTTVFEEDTREEQRPLKQSLSKSLCRESFWKCLLLSILMYGCMGVMVWCHVTKVTRFTFDSASKVKSMMYHESPCTDGYIYIPLALLGMLYLVYLVECWHCHVKNELQHKVDVEGICERIQRMQQAKPCIWWKAISYHYVRRTRQVTRYRNGDAYTSTQVYHERVNTHVAEAEFDYSHCGVKDVSKQLLGLEKSALTKMRFTKCFSFANVESENSYLTQRARFFTDNEGLDDYMEAREGMHLKNIDLKEYVMVLCDPERHPWYLSHYVFWFASFLTFSWPLRVFTEYHTSYVHYRVEKLFGHDYLPVTPCDERPYWRRIPRVNTIDSTELEWHIRSNQQLVPSYSEAGLMDLAQCPTSFSGLRQNCERCHRAISCSSVFSRSALSICTGASSRIPFSGSRFSLARRYGSQRSCFWRSGSLDDQESPSENTRCLSERHTTDDEGPPDYEDALCYPVLIVHCSENCHNHRSFHRNGSCVETSL; this is encoded by the exons ATGTCCCCTCCAGCATCGGCTGCGACGGCCAGTGAAAGCAGCACGACCACCGTCTTCGAGGAGGACACCAGGGAGGAG CAAAGACCCCTGAAGCAGTCTCTGAGCAAGTCACTATGCCGGGAGAGCTTTTGGAAATGCCTGCTCCTGTCCATTCTCATGTATGGCTGCATGGGAGTGATGGTTTGGTGTCATGTCACCAAGGTGACCCGCTTCACCTTTGACAGTGCCTCAAAAGTGAAATCCATGATGTACCATGAAAGCCCCTGCACTGATGGCTATATCTACATCCCTCTGGCCCTGTTGGGCATGCTCTATCTGGTCTATCTTGTGGAATGCTGGCACTGTCATGTGAAGAATgagctgcagcacaaagtggATGTGGAGGGCATCTGTGAGCGCATCCAAAGGATGCAGCAAGCTAAACCATGCATCTGGTGGAAGGCCATCAGCTATCACTATGTTCGCCGAACACGACAAGTCACACGTTACCGCAATGGAGATGCTTACACCAGTACCCAGGTTTACCATGAACGTGTCAACACCCATGTGGCAGAAGCTGAATTTGACTACAGTCACTGTGGTGTGAAAGATGTTTCAAAACAGCTGCTGGGCTTGGAGAAGTCTGCTCTGACAAAGATGCGGTTCACCAAGTGCTTTAGTTTTGCTAACGTTGAGTCTGAGAATTCCTACCTGACACAACGAGCCCGGTTTTTCACTGACAATGAGGGTCTTGATGACTACATGGAAGCCAGGGAGGGCATGCACCTGAAAAACATTGACCTGAAGGAGTATGTCATGGTACTGTGTGATCCAGAGCGCCACCCCTGGTATCTGTCCCACTATGTCTTCTGGTTCGCTTCATTCCTCACTTTCTCCTGGCCTCTCAGAGTCTTCACAGAATATCACACTTCATATGTCCACTATCGTGTTGAGAAGCTCTTTGGGCATGATTACCTCCCTGTGACCCCATGTGATGAACGGCCATATTGGCGCCGTATCCCTCGTGTTAACACCATTGACAGTACAGAACTGGAGTGGCACATTCGGTCCAACCAGCAGCTGGTGCCCAGTTACTCAGAGGCTGGCCTGATGGACCTGGCCCAGTGCCCCACCAGCTTCAGCGGGTTACGTCAGAATTGCGAGCGCTGCCACAGAgccatcagctgctcctctgtgttctcCAGGAGCGCCCTCAGCATCTGTACTGGTGCCAGCTCCCGCATCCCCTTCAGCGGCAGTCGGTTCTCCTTGGCGCGACGCTATGGCTCCCAGCGCAGCTGCTTCTGGAGGAGCGGCAGTTTGGATGACCAGGAGAGTCCCAGCGAAAACACCCGCTGCCTATCAGAGCGCCACACCACAGACGATGAGGGACCCCCAGACTACGAGGACGCACTTTGCTACCCAGTGCTCATTGTTCATTGCAGCGAGAATTGCCACAACCACAGGTCTTTCCACAGAAACGGCTCCTGTGTGGAGACTTCCTTATGA